A genomic segment from Pseudodesulfovibrio sp. S3 encodes:
- a CDS encoding terminase family protein, with the protein MINEQYVPREHQARIEALLTRFSVLVCHRRFGKTVLSVNRLIRAAQETDRSDWRGAYIAPLYRQAKTVVWDELKRYCGLGLDGCTVKFNETELRADFDNGARIRLFGANNPDSLRGMYLDGVVFDEVAQMPLRVWTEVIRPALSDREGWAMFIGTPRGKNALYEIWEKARLDPDWFAAMYRASETGIIHPDELAANGREMSPEEYEQEFECSFTAAIRGAYFGQLLADADKEGRITQVALDPSMPVHTAWDLGMSDSTSIWFVQARPGGTFAIIDYYEASGEGLDHYVKVLDRKGYKYGVHVAPHDIRVRELGTGKSRLEVARSLGVRFDIAPNIPIQDGINAVRTILPRCWFDEQRCSPGIEALRHYRRSFNDMTAHFSSRPLHDWTSHAADGFRYFAVGFRQPDAGQRPVRSANDYNPFGGNHGRS; encoded by the coding sequence ATGATCAATGAACAATATGTTCCGAGGGAGCACCAGGCCCGGATCGAGGCCTTGTTGACCCGGTTTTCGGTTCTGGTGTGTCATCGCAGGTTCGGGAAGACCGTGCTGTCGGTGAACAGGCTGATACGGGCGGCGCAGGAAACGGACCGCTCGGACTGGCGCGGTGCCTATATCGCTCCGCTCTATCGACAGGCCAAGACCGTGGTTTGGGATGAGTTGAAGCGGTATTGCGGTCTGGGTCTGGACGGCTGCACCGTGAAGTTCAACGAGACCGAGCTGCGGGCGGATTTCGACAATGGCGCGCGCATCAGGCTGTTCGGGGCCAATAACCCTGACAGCCTGCGCGGCATGTACCTGGACGGCGTGGTCTTCGACGAGGTGGCCCAGATGCCGCTGCGGGTCTGGACCGAGGTCATCCGGCCCGCCCTGTCCGATCGGGAGGGCTGGGCCATGTTCATCGGGACGCCCAGGGGCAAGAACGCCCTGTACGAGATATGGGAGAAGGCCAGGCTGGACCCGGACTGGTTCGCGGCCATGTACCGCGCCTCCGAGACCGGCATCATCCACCCGGACGAGCTGGCCGCCAACGGGCGCGAGATGTCGCCCGAGGAATACGAGCAGGAGTTCGAGTGTTCCTTTACGGCCGCCATTCGAGGGGCCTATTTCGGACAGCTGCTGGCCGATGCGGACAAGGAGGGACGCATCACCCAGGTGGCCCTTGATCCGAGTATGCCCGTGCACACGGCCTGGGATTTGGGCATGTCGGATTCGACGTCCATCTGGTTCGTTCAGGCCCGGCCCGGCGGCACCTTCGCCATCATCGACTACTACGAGGCCAGCGGCGAGGGGCTGGACCATTATGTCAAGGTCCTGGACCGCAAAGGGTACAAGTACGGTGTTCACGTCGCGCCCCATGACATCCGGGTGCGCGAACTGGGCACGGGCAAGTCGCGTCTGGAGGTGGCCCGTTCACTGGGGGTCCGGTTCGACATCGCGCCCAACATCCCCATCCAGGACGGCATCAACGCGGTGCGCACCATCCTGCCCCGGTGCTGGTTCGATGAACAGCGCTGCTCCCCCGGCATCGAGGCCCTGCGCCACTATCGGCGGTCCTTCAATGACATGACCGCCCATTTCTCGTCCCGGCCCCTGCATGACTGGACCAGCCATGCGGCGGACGGATTCCGCTATTTTGCCGTAGGGTTCAGGCAGCCTGATGCCGGGCAGCGTCCGGTCAGGAGCGCCAACGACTACAACCCGTTCGGAGGTAATCATGGCCGTTCGTGA
- a CDS encoding tetratricopeptide repeat protein, translating into MRSFALILFTFLFLVIPACAGKVVPPPSPKEKAADQREARAADALSQAMQLLHDGKFLDTEAALASLDEALNMDPDLVNARYYRATLLIGMARKDEALADLNTVIKSRPDHTKAHFARGSLLLDGGNPQEAARDFSLVIERDPTIAEAYARRGVCYMNLSRTDEALDDFSSALALNPAHLEANFNRGMAHFSRNEYDEALRDLSQAFILDSQNVRIITARAQALMKLAEYNRAAEDFRNAIELDPGRSTLYGLLGEALAGARDMDGAIQAVERALSLARARNDDFMASLYKQQLQEYLDQTYP; encoded by the coding sequence ATGCGCTCTTTCGCCCTGATACTGTTTACCTTTCTTTTCCTGGTCATCCCGGCCTGCGCGGGCAAGGTCGTGCCACCGCCCTCTCCGAAGGAGAAGGCGGCCGATCAGCGGGAGGCAAGGGCCGCCGACGCCCTGAGCCAGGCCATGCAGCTCTTGCACGACGGCAAATTCCTGGACACCGAGGCCGCCCTCGCCTCTCTCGACGAAGCCCTGAACATGGACCCCGACTTGGTCAATGCACGGTATTACCGGGCCACCCTGCTCATCGGCATGGCCCGCAAGGATGAGGCCCTGGCCGATCTGAACACGGTCATCAAGAGTCGGCCGGATCACACCAAGGCGCACTTCGCCCGGGGATCTCTCCTGCTTGACGGCGGCAACCCTCAGGAAGCAGCCAGGGACTTCAGCCTGGTTATCGAACGAGATCCGACCATTGCCGAAGCCTATGCCCGCCGCGGCGTCTGCTACATGAACCTGTCCCGAACCGACGAGGCCCTCGACGACTTTTCCTCGGCCCTGGCCCTGAACCCGGCTCATCTCGAAGCCAATTTCAACCGCGGCATGGCCCACTTTTCCCGAAACGAATACGACGAGGCCCTGCGCGACCTGTCACAGGCCTTCATCCTGGACTCGCAGAACGTCCGCATCATCACGGCCCGGGCACAGGCGCTCATGAAGCTGGCCGAATACAATCGGGCCGCCGAGGATTTCAGGAACGCCATTGAACTCGACCCCGGCCGCAGCACCCTGTACGGACTGCTCGGCGAGGCCCTGGCAGGGGCCAGGGACATGGACGGCGCCATCCAGGCCGTGGAACGCGCCCTGTCGCTGGCCCGCGCCAGGAACGACGACTTCATGGCCTCCCTGTACAAGCAGCAGCTTCAGGAATACCTGGACCAGACCTACCCCTGA
- a CDS encoding PaaI family thioesterase: MPKTYLEAVRLTEQTVNPLFAFLGIQVKTIEPDRAVLCLPFRPELMQGGGLVAGGILATLLDEAMAHAVLGGNRPDQRTTTVNLSVSYLRPVHCGQDLTCEARVAKRGSRMLFVEATALADQREVARAAGSFLLLP; encoded by the coding sequence ATGCCGAAAACCTATCTGGAAGCGGTCCGGCTCACGGAACAGACCGTCAACCCCCTTTTCGCCTTTCTCGGCATCCAGGTGAAAACCATTGAGCCGGACCGGGCCGTGCTTTGCCTGCCATTCAGGCCGGAACTGATGCAGGGCGGCGGGCTTGTGGCCGGAGGAATTCTGGCCACCCTGCTCGATGAGGCCATGGCCCACGCCGTGCTCGGCGGCAACAGGCCGGACCAGCGCACCACCACCGTGAACCTCTCGGTCAGCTATCTGCGCCCGGTCCACTGCGGCCAAGACCTGACCTGCGAGGCACGGGTGGCGAAGCGGGGCAGCCGGATGCTGTTCGTGGAGGCCACAGCCCTGGCTGACCAACGGGAAGTGGCCCGAGCCGCCGGCTCCTTTCTGCTCCTTCCCTGA
- a CDS encoding sugar phosphate isomerase/epimerase produces MGKESLDRNGPHILLSAGCLFHLPLKLIARIGRDAGFAGMELIMNSPNLNPEAGLEKINDILPIRSLHAPFRNWSAWGGHLHSWQATTTLANTLPDADHITMHPPGSKLANMIQNRWFEKAYDLPLLLDAKGRIQFSLENMPWAESSPFGKDPLDKLMALCRDKNVGLTFDVCHMGVSGRDVLHSIDKVSDDLLYNVHYSDAVGFTEHLTPGVGSLPLDEFLQRLGKRGYARYITLELEPAAFPDDMDGTIEILKRIRQDMDTQLNKGRESA; encoded by the coding sequence ATGGGCAAAGAATCCCTTGACCGCAACGGTCCGCATATCCTGCTCTCGGCAGGGTGTCTGTTCCACCTCCCCCTGAAGCTCATTGCGCGCATCGGAAGGGACGCCGGCTTTGCGGGCATGGAGCTGATCATGAACTCGCCCAACCTCAACCCCGAAGCCGGGCTTGAAAAGATCAACGACATCCTGCCCATCAGGAGCCTGCACGCCCCCTTCCGCAACTGGTCGGCCTGGGGCGGGCATCTGCACTCGTGGCAGGCCACCACCACCCTGGCCAACACCCTGCCGGACGCGGATCACATCACCATGCATCCGCCCGGTTCCAAGCTCGCCAACATGATCCAGAACCGCTGGTTCGAGAAAGCGTATGACCTGCCCCTGCTCCTGGATGCCAAGGGGCGCATCCAGTTCTCCCTGGAGAACATGCCCTGGGCTGAAAGCTCCCCATTCGGCAAGGACCCTCTGGACAAGCTCATGGCACTCTGCCGGGACAAGAACGTGGGGCTGACCTTCGATGTCTGCCACATGGGCGTGTCCGGCCGCGACGTACTGCACTCCATCGACAAGGTGTCCGACGACCTCCTGTACAACGTGCATTACTCCGACGCCGTGGGCTTTACCGAACACCTGACGCCGGGCGTGGGCAGCCTGCCGCTGGACGAATTCCTCCAAAGACTTGGCAAACGCGGCTATGCCCGCTACATAACCCTGGAACTGGAACCCGCTGCCTTTCCGGACGATATGGACGGAACCATCGAGATCCTGAAACGCATCAGGCAGGACATGGATACGCAGTTGAACAAAGGCCGGGAGAGCGCCTGA
- a CDS encoding CBS and ACT domain-containing protein — protein MLIANWMTTDVVTITPDRSMMKASKVMKDKNISRVPVVDEDGKILGIISDRDIKDASPSKATTLDMHELYYLLSEIKIKDIMTKKVVTIRQDETVEKAAVLMLEGHFGGLPVLDDDNRVVGIITDSDIFKVLVEISGVYEGGAQVCLTLSTAAGSLSPVLDFLKEHGARIMNIMTHNVPETVGTKNVYIRIRDMEKPEFKRLQQAMGEKFDVQYWAIDSVHTVL, from the coding sequence ATGCTGATAGCCAACTGGATGACAACGGACGTCGTCACCATCACCCCTGATCGTTCCATGATGAAGGCCTCCAAGGTCATGAAGGACAAGAACATCAGTCGTGTCCCGGTGGTGGACGAGGACGGAAAGATACTGGGCATCATCTCGGACAGGGACATCAAGGACGCCTCCCCGTCCAAGGCCACGACCCTGGATATGCACGAGCTGTACTACCTGCTCTCGGAAATCAAGATCAAGGACATCATGACCAAGAAAGTGGTCACCATCCGTCAGGACGAGACCGTGGAAAAGGCGGCCGTACTCATGCTGGAAGGGCACTTCGGCGGCCTGCCGGTGCTCGATGATGACAACAGGGTGGTGGGCATCATCACCGACTCCGACATCTTCAAGGTGCTGGTGGAAATCTCAGGCGTGTACGAGGGCGGCGCCCAGGTCTGCCTGACCCTGTCCACCGCTGCCGGAAGCCTCTCTCCCGTCCTCGATTTTCTCAAGGAACACGGCGCGCGCATCATGAACATCATGACCCACAACGTCCCTGAAACCGTAGGGACCAAGAATGTCTACATCCGTATCCGCGACATGGAGAAGCCCGAATTCAAACGCCTCCAGCAGGCCATGGGTGAAAAATTCGATGTCCAGTACTGGGCCATCGATTCGGTCCACACTGTTTTATAG